Proteins co-encoded in one Prunus persica cultivar Lovell chromosome G6, Prunus_persica_NCBIv2, whole genome shotgun sequence genomic window:
- the LOC18773846 gene encoding auxin efflux carrier component 5: MIGWGDVYKVVVAMMPLYVALILGFGSVRWWRIFTPEQCGAINRFVCFFTLPLFTFEFTAHVDPYKWNYRFIGADAISKLIIVAVLALWAKCSSKGSYSWSITSFSLCTLTNSLVVGVPLMKAMYGQVAVDLVVQSSVVQAIVWLTILLFVLEFRRTGSLDMHMISGTNTSQSVEQGEGGKAVEGLAAMSTMSSSRPSFWYLMKAVWLKLGMNPNSYAVFIGIGWAFISSRWHIELPSIMEGSVLIMSKAGTGTAMFSMGIFMALQEKFVACGTSLTIIGMVLRFIAGPAAMAIGSIAVGLHGDVLRVAIIQAALPQSITSFIFAKEYGLHAEVLSTAVIFGMIVSLPVLIAYYAVLEFVH; this comes from the exons ATGATAGGTTGGGGAGATGTTTACAAGGTGGTGGTGGCCATGATGCCACTCTACGTTGCCCTAATTCTAGGGTTTGGCTCTGTGAGGTGGTGGCGCATCTTCACTCCCGAGCAGTGTGGTGCAATCAACCGCTTTGTTTGCTTCTTCACTCTACCACTCTTCACATTTGAATTCACAGCTCATGTTGATCCTTACAAATGGAACTACCGCTTCATCGGTGCGGATGCCATCTCAAAGCTCATAATCGTGGCGGTGCTTGCGTTATGGGCCAAGTGTAGTAGCAAGGGAAGCTATAGTTGGTCCATCACAAGCTTCTCCTTGTGCACTTTGACAAATTCGCTTGTGGTAGGGGTACCCTTGATGAAAGCCATGTATGGTCAGGTAGCCGTTGATCTTGTTGTTCAATCATCGGTGGTGCAGGCTATCGTGTGGCTGACAATTCTTCTGTTCGTCTTAGAATTTCGACGAACGGGGTCGTTAGACATGCATATGATTTCGGGGACTAACACAAGTCAATCGGTGGAGCAAGGTGAAGGAGGGAAAGCGGTAGAGGGGTTGGCTGCAATGAGCACGATGAGCAGCAGTAGGCCTTCTTTCTGGTACTTGATGAAGGCTGTGTGGCTGAAACTTGGGATGAATCCCAACTCGTATGCGGTTTTCATAGGGATTGGATGGGCTTTTATATCAAGCAGGTGGCATATTGAGTTGCCAAGCATTATGGAAGGATCTGTTTTAATCATGTCAAAAGCTGGTAcaggcactgccatgtttagCATGG GTATCTTCATGGCACTGCAGGAAAAATTCGTGGCGTGCGGGACGAGCCTGACTATAATAGGGATGGTTTTGAGGTTTATTGCTGGACCAGCAGCCATGGCTATTGGCTCCATCGCTGTGGGCTTGCATGGTGATGTTTTACGTGTGGCCATCATTCAG GCAGCATTGCCGCAGTCCATTACCTCCTTCATATTTGCCAAAGAATACGGACTCCATGCAGAGGTGCTCAGTACAGC GGTGATATTTGGCATGATAGTGTCCCTTCCAGTGTTGATCGCTTACTATGCAGTTCTAGAATTTGTGCATTGA
- the LOC18772396 gene encoding uncharacterized protein LOC18772396: protein MKSSPNSVTLRADPRSGKSRLCNVLPAASLLCLLFLILTLSSEYKEEKSSLWRVTNSLQNLKNKCKNQYRPYGSEALPQDIVSKTSNLEMRPLWNEKKKRSKSSVNLLEKKGANSTNLFAMAVGIKQKDLVSKMVKKFLSSGFVVMLFHYDGIVDEWKEFQWSDLVIHVSAINQTKWWFAKRFLHPDIVAEYSYIFLWDEDLGVENFHPKRYVSIVQKEGLEISQPALDYSKSEVHHQITARLRGSIAHRRTYKASNNGNGCHESSTAPPCTGWIEVMAPVFSRAAWRCVWHMIQNDLIHAWGLDMQLGYCAQGDRTKNVGVVDAEYIIHYGLPTLGGSDENEEPSSKSSGKDHRVDVRRESYNEMKVFKRKWERAVKDDKCWIDPYK, encoded by the exons ATGAAGTCCTCCCCCAATTCT GTGACTTTACGTGCGGATCCAAGAAGCGGGAAATCACGCCTTTGTAACGTTCTCCCGGCAGCTTCTCTGCTATGTCTACTGTTTCTCATACTCACCTTAtcatcagagtacaaagaagag AAATCATCACTTTGGAGAGTCACAAACAGCTTGCAGAATCTAAAGAACAAATGCAAG AATCAATACAGGCCTTATGGAAGTGAGGCATTGCCTCAAGATATTGTCTCCAAGACTTCTAATTTGGAAATGCGGCCCTTATGGAATGAAAAAAAG AAACGCTCAAAATCTTCAGTTAACTTGTTGGAGAAGAAAGGTGCAAATTCAACTAATTTATTTGCGATGGCTGTTGGTATAAAGCAAAAAGATCTTGTCAGTAAAATGGTCAAAAAG TTTCTGTCAAGTGGTTTTGTTGTGATGCTTTTCCATTATGATGGTATCGTTGATGAGTGGAAGGAATTTCAATGGAGTGATCTTGTTATTCATGTATCTGCAATCAATCAAACTAAATG GTGGTTTGCCAAGCGTTTCTTACATCCTGATATAGTTGCTGAGTATAGTTACATTTTTCTCTGGGATGAGGACCTTGGAGTTGAAAATTTCCACCCCAAACG GTATGTATCCATTGTTCAAAAGGAAGGCCTTGAGATATCACAACCAGCACTAGATTATTCCAAGTCAGAGGTGCATCATCAAATTACTGCACGTTTGAGAGGATCGATAGCACACAG AAGGACTTACAAGGCTAGTAACAATGGGAACGGTTGTCATGAAAGCAGTACAGCTCCCCCTTGCACCGG GTGGATAGAAGTGATGGCTCCTGTTTTCTCTAGAGCTGCCTGGCGCTGTGTATGGCATATGATCCAG AATGACTTGATTCATGCATGGGGCCTGGATATGCAGCTTGGCTATTGTGCACAG GGCGATCGAACTAAAAATGTTGGTGTTGTGGATGCCGAGTACATAATCCATTATGGTCTCCCTACATTGGGAGGCTCAGATGAAAATGAG GAACCATCATCAAAATCTAGTGGAAAGGACCATAGAGTTGAT GTGAGGAGAGAATCCTACAACGAAATGAAGGTGTTCAAAAGGAAATGGGAACGAGCTGTCAAGGATGATAAATGTTGGATTGATCCATACAAGTAA
- the LOC18772374 gene encoding uncharacterized protein LOC18772374, which produces MIHQNPNQGLSLKKRERSFRPTSHSQLTPFPNSHHLFQTKVLRPSQETMMPAHGVTFSLIFLLFLATVLTTTEASLTHANGSSAVAAAATDKKDKVEPLVPLVGAENFKTLVMNETRRRLGSFQICALCTCCGGAKGLCLPSPCCYAINCNIPNRPFGFCSFTPKTCNCFGCHI; this is translated from the exons ATGATACaccaaaacccaaatcaaGGCCTCTCTctcaagaaaagagagagatcaTTCAGACCCACTTCACATTCACAGCTCACACCCTTTCCAAATTCCCATCACCTTTTCCAAACCAAAGTACTACGCCCATCTCAAGAAACCATGATGCCTGCTCATGGGGTCACCTTCTCTCTCATATTCCTGCTCTTTTTGGCTACTGTTCTCACTACCACTGAAGCAAGCTTAACCCAT GCAAACGGGTCATCGGCGGTGGCAGCAGCTGCCACGGATAAAAAAGACAAGGTGGAGCCGCTGGTGCCACTCGTAGGAGCTGAAAATTTCAAGACTTTGGTGATGAATGAGACCAGAAGGAGGCTGGGGAGCTTTCAGATTTGTGCATTGTGTACTTGCTGCGGAGGTGCCAAAGGACTTTGCTTGCCGTCTCCTTGTTGCTATGCCATCAATTGCAACATTCCCAACAGGCCCTTTGGCTTCTGTTCGTTCACTCCCAAGACCTGTAATTGCTTTGGATGCCATATCTAA
- the LOC18772935 gene encoding zinc finger CCCH domain-containing protein ZFN-like: MDFDAGIPMSRAAAPVTDAPSLSPSLTQDAMWQMNLRSSETLEPGSYPERTGEPDCSYYIRTGLCRFGATCRFNHPPNRKLAIATARMKGEFPERIGQPECQYYLKTGTCKFGATCKFHHPRDKAGIAGRVALNILGYPLRPNEIECAYYLRTGQCKFGSTCKYHHPQPTNMMVSLRGSPVYPTVQSPTTPGQQSYAGGITNWSRASFIPSPRWQAPSSYAPLIVPQGVVSVPGWSAYSGQIGSVSSPESQQQPVGNSQIYGTSRQGEPENSGSQGTFSSYRSGSIPVGFYALQRENVFPERPGQPECQFYMKTGDCKFGAVCRFHHPRERLIPAPDCVLSPIGLPLRPGEPLCIFYSRYGICKFGPSCKFDHPMGIFTYNPNASSSADAPARRLLGSTSATTSLNLSPEGLVEAGSANPRRLSLSEPRQIPSGDDNIDTED; the protein is encoded by the exons ATGGACTTCGATGCCGGAATTCCCATGTCTCGTGCTGCCGCGCCCGTGACCGACGCTCCGTCACTGTCACCCTCCTTGACCCAAG ATGCAATGTGGCAAATGaatttgagatcaagtgaAACACTGGAACCTGGGTCCTATCCCGAGCGTACCGGAGAGCCAGATTGTTCTTATTACATCAGAACAGGCCTTTGTAGATTTGGAGCAACATGTCGCTTTAATCATCCTCCTAACCGGAAGCTG GCTATTGCCACTGCAAGGATGAAGGGAGAGTTCCCAGAAAGAATTGGACAACCTGAATGTCAG TACTACCTGAAGACAGGAACTTGCAAGTTTGGAGCAACATGCAAGTTTCATCATCCTAGAGACAAAGCAGGAATTGCTGGAAGAGTTGCCTTAAATATCTTGGGCTATCCACTTCGACCG AATGAGATTGAATGTGCTTATTATTTACGAACTGGACAATGCAAGTTCGGAAGCACTTGTAAATACCACCATCCACAACCTACTAATATGATGGTTTCATTGCGTGGCTCTCCTGTATATCCTACTGTCCAATCTCCAACTACTCCTGGTCAGCAGTCGTATGCGGGAGGAATTACAAATTGGTCAAGAGCATCTTTTATTCCCAGTCCACGCTGGCAAGCTCCATCAAGTTACGCTCCTCTTATTGTTCCTCAGGGAGTGGTATCAGTCCCAGGTTGGAGCGCATACAGT GGCCAGATTGGCTCCGTTTCATCTCCAGAGAGCCAACAGCAACCAGTGGGAAACAGTCAAATCTATGGAACTTCACGCCAAGGTGAAccggaaaattcaggttctcAAGGGACCTTTTCTTCATATCGTTCTGGCTCCATACCTGTGGGGTTTTATGCATTGCAGAGGGAAAATGTATTTCCTGAAAGACCTGGCCAGCCTGAGTGCCAGTTTTACATGAAGACAGGCGATTGTAAGTTTGGTGCAGTTTGCAGGTTCCATCATCCTAGGGAGAGATTAATTCCTGCTCCAGACTGTGTTTTGAGTCCAATAGGCCTTCCTTTACGGCCG GGAGAACCTTTATGCATCTTTTATTCTCGTTATGGTATCTGTAAGTTCGGTCCGAGTTGCAAGTTTGACCACCCTATGGGTATCTTCACATATAATCCCAATGCATCATCTTCGGCTGATGCCCCAGCCCGGCGTTTGTTGGGTTCAACGTCAGCGACCACTTCATTAAATTTATCACCAGAAGGATTAGTTGAAGCAGGATCAGCAAATCCCAGGAGACTTTCACTGTCAGAACCTAGGCAGATACCTTCTGGAGATGATAATATTGACACAGAGGACTGA
- the LOC18772197 gene encoding GDT1-like protein 3 yields MGFRSIPRTFAYALALIVLLIFTVSAQESGVEAERGDSSGSKDLGRRSKINLGFLEVNALGRKNEVDAVALGLNVDSGLGIFDAFIASLSMILVSEIGDETFIIAALMAMRHPRSIVLSGALTALVIMTVLSTGLGRIVPNLISRKHTNSAATVLYLFFGLRLLYIAWRSDPKSSQKKEMEEVEEKLESGQGKTSFRRFFSRFCTPIFLESFILTFLAEWGDRSQIATIALATHKNALGVAVGATLGHTICTSVAVVGGSMLASKISQRTVATVGGLLFLCFSVSSYFYPPL; encoded by the exons ATGGGTTTTCGCTCAATTCCTAGAACATTTGCGTATGCTCTCGCCCTCATTGTGCTACTCATCTTTACCGTTTCTGCTCAg GAGTCTGGGGTTGAAGCTGAGAGGGGAGATTCTAGTGGATCCAAAGATCTCGGCCGTCGTAGCAAG ATTAATTTGGGCTTTCTTGAAGTTAATGCTCTTGGACGCAAGAATGAGGTTGATGCAGTTGCTCTCGGTCTCAATGTGGACTCCGGTCTTGGAATTTTCGATGCCTTTATAGCAAGCTTGTCAATGATACTAGTCAGTGAG ATCGGAGATGAAACATTTATAATAGCAGCTCTTATGGCAATGCGTCACCCCAGGTCAATTGTCCTATCTGGTGCACTCACTGCCTTGGTTATAATGACG GTACTTTCCACTGGACTTGGTAGGATTGTGCCAAACTTGATATCAAGGAAGCATACAAATAGTGCAGCTACAg ttctttatttattttttgggctgCGTTTGCTTTACATTGCTTGGAGATCAGATCCAAAATCGTCccagaagaaagaaatggaagaa GTAGAAGAGAAACTTGAGTCTGGACAGGGGAAGACAAGCTTCCGCCGTTTCTTTTCCAGGTTTTGTACACCAATCTTTTTGGAG TCATTCATTCTAACGTTTTTAGCTGAGTGGGGAGATCGTAGCCAAATAGCGACAATTGCT CTGGCAACCCACAAGAATGCACTCGGAGTAGCGGTAGGTGCGACACTAGGGCACACCATCTGCACGTCTGTGGCTGTGGTGGGAGGGAGCATGCTGGCATCCAAAATCTCCCAACGCACTGTTGCTACAGTTGGAGGCTTGCTCTTTCTATGCTTCTCCGTATCATCGTATTTTTATCCTCCTCTATAA
- the LOC18772617 gene encoding putative pentatricopeptide repeat-containing protein At3g23330 codes for MRWTCLNTKYISSSSVLKPTYVTNTNNHFKFQRFQHYGWYQSRAVGDLPNESLPDTLHAKSVKNGSLDNLDVRNYVTSLYVKSNKLDYAHKLFGESPDRDVRSWTILISGFARIGYCRMVLELFKQMRIERVCPNQFTLSSVLKSCSSLSDFRMGKGIHGWILSNGIDLDVVLDNSILDVYVKCGAFDYAEKFFETMKERDTVTWNVMMGAYMYIGDMEKALDLFRRLPFKDVTSWNTIIYGLMRNGHETYALELLSEMVEIGPPFDKVTFSVALVLASSLYVLELGRQIHGRVLRFGIQNDGFLRTSLIDMYSKCGKMEKASLIFKTLPLRTNSKFTCHETKTEVVSWSSMVSGYVRNGEYEYALLTFCSMVREQIMVDRFSLTSIVSACANVGILLLGQHIHAHIQKIGYKTDVHLGSSYIDMYAKCGSLNDAWVIFKQTVDLNVVLWTSMISALALHGQGKEAVRLFEFMIQEGNKPNEVSFVVVLNACSHAGLLEEGCKYFSLMKEVYGIKPGTEHFTCMVDLYGRAGRLDEIKEFIHKNGISQLSSVWKSFLSSCRLHKNFELGKWVSERLLQLEPFDEGSYVLLSNMCAANHRWEEAAGMRRLMQKRGINKVAGQSWIQQKNQVHSFVMGDRSHPHSREIYSYLDELIGRLKEIGYSLDVEMVMQDVEEEQGEVLLGYHSEKLAIAYGIMSTTSGIPIRIMKNLRVCTDCHNFIKYTSQLLDREIIVRDLHRFHHFKHGLCSCGDYW; via the coding sequence ATGAGATGGACTTGTCTCAACACCAAATACATCAGCTCTAGTTCAGTTTTGAAGCCCACTTATGTTACAAACACCAACAACCATTTTAAGTTTCAGAGATTCCAACACTATGGGTGGTACCAATCTCGTGCGGTGGGTGATTTGCCAAACGAATCACTGCCTGATACCCTTCACGCCAAATCGGTCAAGAATGGTTCTTTGGACAATTTGGATGTCAGGAATTATGTCACCAGCTTGTATGTGAAATCTAATAAGTTGGACTATGCACACAAGCTGTTTGGCGAAAGCCCTGACAGGGATGTCCGGTCCTGGACCATACTCATATCCGGGTTTGCTCGAATTGGCTATTGTAGAATGGTGTTGGAACTTTTTAAACAAATGCGAATTGAGCGTGTTTGTCCGAACCAATTTACACTATCTAGTGTTTTAAAGAGTTGTTCTAGTTTAAGCGATTTTCGGATGGGTAAGGGGATTCATGGATGGATTTTAAGCAATGGGATTGACTTGGATGTGGTATTAGATAACTCTATCCTTGATGTTTATGTAAAATGTGGCGCCTTTGATTATGCAGAAAAGTTTTTTGAAACtatgaaagagagagacacagTTACTTGGAATGTAATGATGGgtgcatatatgtatattgggGATATGGAGAAGGCTCTTGATTTGTTCAGAAGACTGCCCTTCAAAGATGTTACTAGTTGGAATACAATCATATATGGGCTAATGCGAAATGGGCATGAAACATATGCATTGGAGCTACTTTCTGAGATGGTGGAAATTGGACCTCCATTTGACAAAGTCACTTTCTCAGTAGCTCTGGTTTTGGCTTCATCTTTATATGTTCTTGAACTGGGGAGACAAATTCATGGCCGCGTTCTAAGGTTTGGTATTCAAAATGATGGATTTCTTCGGACTTCATTAATAGATATGTATTCCAAATgtggaaaaatggaaaaggcGTCACTCATATTCAAAACATTGCCTTTGAGAACAAATTCTAAGTTTACTTGTCATGAGACAAAGACAGAAGTTGTATCATGGAGTTCAATGGTTTCTGGGTATGTTCGTAATGGTGAGTACGAATATGCTTTGCTAACTTTTTGTTCTATGGTTCGTGAACAGATTATGGTGGATAGATTCTCTTTGACAAGTATTGTTTCTGCATGTGCTAACGTTGGGATTTTGCTTCTCGGTCAACACATCCATGCACACATTCAGAAAATTGGGTACAAAACAGATGTTCACTTAGGTTCCTCATACATTGATATGTATGCTAAATGCGGGAGCCTAAATGATGCTTGGGTGATTTTTAAACAGACTGTTGATCTTAATGTTGTGCTGTGGACTTCAATGATTTCCGCTTTAGCTTTACATGGGCAAGGGAAGGAGGCTGTTCGGCTTTTTGAATTCATGATACAAGAGGGAAATAAGCCGAATGAGGTTTCTTTCGTGGTGGTTTTAAATGCATGTAGCCATGCCGGGCTTCTTGAAGAAGGCTGCAAATATTTCAGCTTGATGAAAGAAGTTTATGGCATCAAGCCCGGAACTGAGCACTTCACTTGTATGGTTGATCTTTATGGCCGAGCAGGTCGCTTGGATGAGATTAAAGAGTTCATTCATAAGAATGGTATCTCTCAGTTGAGTTCAGTATGGAAGTCATTTCTATCTTCTTGCCGACTTCACAAAAATTTCGAGCTGGGAAAGTGGGTTTCTGAAAGACTACTTCAACTCGAACCGTTTGATGAGGGATCTTATGTTTTGTTGTCGAACATGTGTGCTGCGAATCATAGATGGGAAGAAGCGGCTGGTATGAGAAGATTGATGCAAAAAAGAGGAATTAACAAAGTGGCTGGTCAATCTTGGATCCAACAGAAGAATCAAGTCCACTCTTTCGTCATGGGTGATAGGTCCCATCCACATTCCAGAGAGATATATTCGTATTTGGATGAGCTGATCGGAAGACTGAAGGAAATTGGGTATTCATTAGACGTGGAAATGGTGATGCAGGACGttgaagaagaacaaggagAAGTACTTCTTGGTTATCACAGCGAAAAGCTTGCAATTGCCTACGGCATCATGAGCACAACTTCTGGGATACCAATTCGGATAATGAAGAACCTGAGAGTGTGTACTGATTGTCATAACTTTATTAAATATACTTCTCAGCTTTTAGATAGGGAAATAATTGTGAGAGATCTTCATCGGTTCCATCATTTTAAACATGGTCTGTGTTCCTGTGGAGATTACTGGTAA
- the LOC18774926 gene encoding CRIB domain-containing protein RIC4 → MRERMERLVLLPFTFGCVSESSVAVGVQPPRRSKSDTIPSPIRTKEVGDEEEEEDSLSGESTKNSFRSLSLPKPNISTSGIHRLFKGFKNFSQIFVYKDDDMEEIMEMDMEIGGPTDVKHVTHIGWDGSASAASATTDPIRGWDNLISPDLLSVSPVSWSQFELSMPSQADVAVPLVNGSSS, encoded by the exons ATGAGAGAACGAATGGAAAGACTGGTTCTTCTTCCTTTCACATTTGGTTGTGTTTCTGAGTCTAGCGTTGCTGTTGGTGTACAGCCGCCCAGAAGATCAAAATCAGACACAATTCCATCTCCAATAA GAACTAAAGAAGTaggagatgaagaagaggaagaagatagcTTATCAGGTGAAAGCACGAAGAACTCATTTAGATCCTTGTCCCTTCCAAAACCAAACATATCTACCAGTGGTATTCACAGGCTCTTCAAGGGTTTCAAGAATTTCTCTCAGATATTTG TGTACAAGGATGATGATATGGAAGAAATAATGGAAATGGATATGGAAATAGGGGGTCCCACAGATGTGAAGCATGTGACACACATAGGCTGGGATGGTTCTGCTTCTGCTGCATCTGCAACGACTGACCCCATTAGGGGATGGGATAATCTCATATCTCCTGATCTGCTCTCTGTTTCCCCTGTTTCTTGGAGCCAATTTGAGCTCTCTATGCCTTCCCAAGCTGATGTTGCAGTTCCTCTTGTTAACGGCTCTTCCTCTTAA
- the LOC18773231 gene encoding photosystem I reaction center subunit XI, chloroplastic — protein sequence MASASPMASQLKSNFTSPITRPALVSPKGLSASPLSLLPSKRLSSFTIKAVQSDKPTFQVIQPINGDPFIGSLETPVTSSPLIAWYLSNLPAYRTAVSPLLRGIEVGLAHGFLLVGPFVKAGPLRNTPYAGGAGSLAAAGLVVILSLCLTIYGISSFKEGDPSTAPALTLTGRKKEPDQLQTAEGWAKFTGGFFFGGISGVTWAYFLLYVVNLPYYVK from the exons ATGGCCTCTGCTTCACCAATGGCCAGCCAGCTCAAATCCAACTTCACCTCCCCAATCACTAGACCTGCTTTGGTTTCACCCAAAGGCCTCTCTGCCTCTCCCCTAAGCCTCTTGCCTTCTAAAAGACTCTCTTCCTTCACCATCAAGGCCGTCCAATCTGACAAG CCAACTTTCCAAGTGATTCAGCCCATCAATGGTGATCCCTTCATTGGAAGCCTGGAGACTCCAGTGACATCTAGCCCATTGATTGCCTGGTACTTGTCCAACCTCCCAGCCTACAGGACTGCTGTGAGCCCACTTCTCAGGGGTATTGAGGTGGGCCTGGCTCATGGGTTCTTGCTGGTGGGCCCATTCGTCAAGGCTGGTCCATTGAGGAACACACCCTATGCTGGGGGAGCTGGCTCCTTGGCTGCTGCGGGTCTTGTGGTCATATTGAGCCTTTGCTTGACAATCTATGGAATTTCATCCTTCAAGGAAGGAGACCCATCCACAGCTCCTGCTTTGACCCTAACTGGCCGGAAAAAGGAGCCCGATCAGCTTCAAACCGCCGAGGGATGGGCCAAATTCACCGGCGGCTTCTTCTTCGGAGGCATTTCAGGTGTTACTTGGGCCTACTTCCTCCTCTATGTTGTAAACCTTCCTTACTACGTCAAGTAG
- the LOC18772816 gene encoding probable tyrosine-protein phosphatase At1g05000, which produces MSAYTPLPKERGTKRGMDEQKKRNMNNDHDDVLEPPTNFSMVEDGIFRSGFPQPSNFPFLQSLNLRSIIYLCPEPYPEENLEFLRSQNIQLLQFGIEGKTEPSVSILKDTILEALKVLIDVRNHPVLIHCKRGKHRTGCLVGCLRKFQNWCLSSVFEEYQRFAGVKSRATDLRFLEGFDTLLLRQCLYSIIYQYQGYGSNKRRLLYREDNLQKPQTMKV; this is translated from the exons ATGTCTGCATATACCCCACTACCAAAAGAGAGAGGAACAAAGAGAGGGATGGACGAACAGAAAAAGCGCAACATGAACAACGACCACGACGACGTTTTGGAGCCTCCGACCAATTTCTCCATGGTCGAGGACGGCATTTTCAGATCTGGTTTCCCGcaaccatccaattttccttTCCTCCAATCCCTTAATCTCCGATCCATCAT ATATTTGTGTCCTGAGCCTTACCCAGAGGAGAATTTGGAGTTTCTTCGCTCTCAGAATATTCAGCTCCTCCAATTTGGAATTGAGGGGAAGACG GAGCCTTCTGTATCTATTCTTAAGGATACCATCTTGGAGGCTCTGAAAGTCTTGATTG ATGTGAGAAATCATCCAGTTTTAATCCATTGCAAGCGTGGAAAG CATCGGACGGGCTGCCTTGTTGGTTGCCTACGAAAATTTCAGAATTGGTGTTTGTCTTCTGTGTTTGAGGAGTACCAGCGATTTGCTGGCGTGAAGTCTAGGGCAACAGATTTGAGGTTTTTAGAAGGATTTGACACATTGCTCCTGAGGCAGTGCCTTTACAGCATTATCTACCAGTATCAAGGTTATGGTTCCAACAAGAGGCGGTTGTTATACAGAGAAGACAATTTACAGAAGCCGCAAACCATGAAAGTTTAA